In Trichocoleus sp. FACHB-46, the genomic stretch TTCCTGTCGAACCTGATGTGTAGATGATGTATGCCAGGTTCGCCGCTGTCGCTTGTGAGGCTAAATTTTCTGGGTCATAGTCAGTTATCTTTTCCCAGTCGGCATCTAGGCAAAACACATTAAGACAATGATCAGGCAAAGATGGCAACGTTCCTGTCTGAGCCAGCAGCACAGATACCTGTGAATCTTCTAGCATCCAGGCAAGCCGATCTTTGGGATATGCCGGATCTAGTGGGACGTACGCACTACCTGCTTTGAGAATCGCAAGGATACCCACCAGCATCTCTAGGGAGCGATCGACACATAAACCCACCAACACATCAGGCCCAACCCCCAGCGTTTGCAAATGCCGAGCAAGCTGATTGGCACGGGCATTCAACGCGTGATACGTTAACTGTCCCTGTTCGCACACCACCGCTATTGCAGAGGGCGATCGCTGTGCTTGGGCTTCAAACAGATTGTGGATCAAGACTTCCCTAATACTGTTGTTCATGCGGTGGGTGGGATCAGAACAGGTGAATAAATTAAACAACTGTAGTGTTCCCGAGAAACAGCACGATTGACCTATGAAGCCAACTTGCTACAAGGAAGGGTGTGGTTAAACATCGAGCAAATTAAGATTTTGAAGCAAAGCTTAGCTTTCGAGTACAACCTGGGAACTCTACAAAACAATGTGATAAGTCTTTTTGTTTCTGGTGAAGCTCTTATGCGTCAACTCTTCCCAAATCATCATCGAACGAAGATTGACGATCCGATCACCGAATCTTTACCAGCAACGGCATTAGTTGCCCATCACTTGTGCAAGTCCTATGGCGATCGCGCTGTGGTGCAAGATGTCTCATTCACGCTGGAAGCTGGCGAGATCTTGGGCTTTCTGGGGCCAAATGGGGCTGGTAAAACCACCACAATCGGGATGCTTTACGGCGCGGTGATTCCCGATCGCGGTTTCGTGCAGCTCGATCGTTGGCAGGTACAAACACAAGGGCAGCAAGCTCGCTCCCGCATGGGCATTGTCACCCAGGAAGACAATCTTGACCCAGAGCTGACAGTATTTGAAAATCTTGTCTTTTTTGCCAACTACTACCGCATCACAGGGCAAGCGGCTCGTCTGCGCGCAGGAGAATTATTGGCTCAAGTTGGGCTGCAAGAGTACGGCAAATATAAGCCTGACGAACTTTCTGGTGGATTGAAGCGACGGGCGGTTTTGGCAAGAGCGTTGATTAACAGACCCCATATTGTGTTTCTAGATGAACCAACGACTGGACTCGACCCTGATGCACGGCAGGAGTTTTGGAAGTTGGTCAGTCAACTCAAGCAGGATGGCTGTGGAGTGCTGTTGACAACTCACTATATGGATGAAGTGCAGCGCTTGTGCGATCGCCTAATACTGCTCCAGCAAGGTCAGGTACTTGATCAGGGCACATCAGCAGCATTGATTGAGCGCATTATTGGGGCAGAAGTTGTGGAGGTTGCTGGCGTTGCCGAATCGGTGCTGCAACAACTGGCAACGCAAGCAGGTGTGTGGTGCAGTCCCTTCGGTAGTAGTTATTTACTCGCATTGCCAGCCCATGAACCTGATCAGCTCTGGCAACAACTGGGAGGTATACAGCTAACCAGTCTGACTCGTCGCCGCGCCAATTTAGAAGATGTCTTTCTACGGCTGACAGGTAGGTCTCTACAATGAAAATTCGCTCAACCGTTACGCTTTGGGGAGTCTATTCTGTCTGGCGACGACATCTGAAAGTGTTTCAAAACACTTGGATTGTCAACTTCTTGCCACCAATTCTAGAGCCGATCGTGTACTTAGTCTCGTTTGGTGTTGGCTTAACGCCACTCATTGGCAAGGTGAATTACGAAGGGCAAACTATTAGCTATCTCACCTTTCTCGCTCCTGGCATGATCGCTGCTGGGGCACTCTATCCATCGTTCTTTGAAGGGTCTTACGGCACGTTCATCCGATTGCGTTTTGAGAAGATTTGGCAGGCCATGTTGACGGCTCCTTTAACCTTCACAGAAGTATTTTTGGGTGATTGGCTGTGGGCAGCAACTCGCGGCACAGTAGTCGGCTTTATGACAGGCATGGTAGCCGTTGTCTGGGGGCTCTACTCGTTTTGGCACCTAGTCTTGTCACTACCCTTAATTTTCTTGGGAAGCTTGTTGTTCGCCGCGATCGGACTATTCACGGCTGGTTGCGTTAAAACGATGGATCAGGTGAACATCCCTGTTTTTCTGCTCATTATCCCGATGTTTACCTTCTGCGGTACTTACTTTCCGAGAAATACTTTACCACCCCTCCTGAAAACTATTACCGGATTTTTCCCTCTCTCTGCGTTTACTGATCTGTTGCGCTGGTCTTTGGGATTACCCAATTTCTGGCTATGGGAATTGCTGTGGATGTTGCTGTGCACTACCGTCTTTGGTGTTTTAGCCTGGCGGCGTATTTATCCTCAGCTCTTCCGCTAAGCGTTTGTAAAAATATTTTGTCTGAAATACTTGCTGATACAACGCTTCAGACGACTGGAGTTCAGTAATTCCCTCGAAGTATCCAGACTAAGGTATACCGCACAATAGAAACATAAAACACTGTAATAGTGAGATTTCGTTCTGTAGGTATCTTACTATTGCAGCGCTTTAGCTTAAACATAAACCTGTCTCCAGTGGCGCGATTAGGATGAACTCGAATTACAGCGTTACAAGCAAGCTTTATGAAAACGTCAACACTGTTATTTATCGTGGTCAAGATAAAGAGAGCGGCAGATCCGTTGTCATTAAGACGGTAAGATCTAGCGAT encodes the following:
- a CDS encoding ABC transporter ATP-binding protein, whose protein sequence is MRQLFPNHHRTKIDDPITESLPATALVAHHLCKSYGDRAVVQDVSFTLEAGEILGFLGPNGAGKTTTIGMLYGAVIPDRGFVQLDRWQVQTQGQQARSRMGIVTQEDNLDPELTVFENLVFFANYYRITGQAARLRAGELLAQVGLQEYGKYKPDELSGGLKRRAVLARALINRPHIVFLDEPTTGLDPDARQEFWKLVSQLKQDGCGVLLTTHYMDEVQRLCDRLILLQQGQVLDQGTSAALIERIIGAEVVEVAGVAESVLQQLATQAGVWCSPFGSSYLLALPAHEPDQLWQQLGGIQLTSLTRRRANLEDVFLRLTGRSLQ
- a CDS encoding ABC transporter permease; this translates as MKIRSTVTLWGVYSVWRRHLKVFQNTWIVNFLPPILEPIVYLVSFGVGLTPLIGKVNYEGQTISYLTFLAPGMIAAGALYPSFFEGSYGTFIRLRFEKIWQAMLTAPLTFTEVFLGDWLWAATRGTVVGFMTGMVAVVWGLYSFWHLVLSLPLIFLGSLLFAAIGLFTAGCVKTMDQVNIPVFLLIIPMFTFCGTYFPRNTLPPLLKTITGFFPLSAFTDLLRWSLGLPNFWLWELLWMLLCTTVFGVLAWRRIYPQLFR